GGGCGTCGTGATCAGGCCCACGGCCGCGCTGGGCACTCCGGCGGCGCGCACCGCGGCCGCGAACGGCACCTGGTAGCAGGGCGCCGCGGGGACCTTGGCGTACGGCACCGCGCCGCCCGACGAGCAGTCGACGAGGTCGGCGCCCGCCTCCTGCGCGCGCCGGGCCACGCGCACGGTGTCGTCCACCGTCAGGCCGCCCTCGACCCAGTCGGTAGCTGAGAGGCGCAGCCACACCGGCACGTCCTCCGGCACGGCGGCGCGCACGGCCCGCACGACCTCGAGTAGCAGCCGCTCCCGACCCTCGACCGAGCCGCCGTAGGCGTCCTCGCGCCGGTTGACGAGCGGCGTGAGGAACTGGTGCAGCAGGTAGCCGTGCGCCCCGTGCACCTCCACCATGCGGAAGCCGGCGTCCACGGCGCGGGCGGCGGCGGCTGCGAACGCCTCCACGACTCCCCTCACGCCCGCCTCTGTCAGCACCTCGACCTCGCCGTCCTCGGGCCGGAACGGCTCGCCGGTGGGCCCCACGGGCGTCCAGCCGCCCTCGGCGACGGGCACACGGCCGCTGCGGGGCGCCCAGGGGCGGAAGGTGGAGGCCTTACGGCCGGCGTGCGCCAGCTGGACGCCGGGCACGGCGCCGGCCGCCTCCACCGCCGCGGTCACGGGGCGCCAGGCGTCGACCTGCGCGTCGGACCAGAGCCCGAGGTCCTGCGGCGTGATGCGGCCGCGAGGCTCCACGGCCGTGGCCTCGGCGATCACGAGGCCGAAGCCCCCTATCGCCCGGGCGCCGAGGTGCGCGACGTGCCACGGCGTGGCCAGGCCGTCCATCGCGTCGGCGGAGTAGGTGCACATCGGCGAGACGCCGAGGCGGTTGCGCAGCGTCACGCCGCGCTGCCTCATGGGCTCGAACAGGCGGCTCACGACGCGGCCCCCGCTGTGAGCACGTCCCGGAGTCGCGGTCCGAGGTCGACGTCGAGGAGATCTCGTGCGGCTGAGCTCAGTCGTGTCATAGGGGTCGGCCTTCCCAAGGGTCCATGATGTAGACGGGCGAGACGAACGTGTCGGCCGAGCGGTCGCGGCGGCTGGCGCCGTGTACGGCTCACGGTCGACGACCTGCTGCCGGCCCTCCTCAGCTCCAGTCGAGGATCACCTTGCCGGAGCGCCCGGCGCGCATCACGTCGAACGCCTGCTGGAACTCCTCCATGGGGAAGCGGTGCGTGATGACCGGGGTGACGTCGAGACCGGCCTGCAGCAGGGCGACCATCTTGTACCAGGTCTCGAACATCTGCCGACCGTAGATCCCCTGGATCGTCAGGCCCTTGAAGATCACGTCGTTCCAGTCGATGGCGATCTCGCGGCTTGGTATGCCGAGCAGCGCGACCTTGCCACCGTGGATGACGGTGCGCATGATGTCGCGGAACGCGCTCGGGGCCCCGGACATCTCGAGCGCGACGTCGAAGCCCTCCGTCAT
Above is a genomic segment from Trueperaceae bacterium containing:
- a CDS encoding NADH:flavin oxidoreductase/NADH oxidase, which produces MSRLFEPMRQRGVTLRNRLGVSPMCTYSADAMDGLATPWHVAHLGARAIGGFGLVIAEATAVEPRGRITPQDLGLWSDAQVDAWRPVTAAVEAAGAVPGVQLAHAGRKASTFRPWAPRSGRVPVAEGGWTPVGPTGEPFRPEDGEVEVLTEAGVRGVVEAFAAAAARAVDAGFRMVEVHGAHGYLLHQFLTPLVNRREDAYGGSVEGRERLLLEVVRAVRAAVPEDVPVWLRLSATDWVEGGLTVDDTVRVARRAQEAGADLVDCSSGGAVPYAKVPAAPCYQVPFAAAVRAAGVPSAAVGLITTPPQAEAVVAEGRADVVLLGREALRDPHFPLRAARELGVPTPWPPQYLRAAPGA